One part of the Chryseobacterium mulctrae genome encodes these proteins:
- a CDS encoding sensor histidine kinase: MKINFKHALTQRSVFIAALSACFIAAVAFAVLSLLITQDSRKNNEDFARKTFLRKYETVEKEFRNIEDYQYLLRALIQKDGLKNYKDYSSVLNSLNKRRKLVPYSWYYYYNGVSGESGNKDLLSDVLKKDEKVEKYTKIKNNGPGNFNNYIISHNDSIYWLSYDSLIQANKDMLYYGSAVSLDNLHQYFATIDQSPNTYTHVFSKEGICITHPDKKFLGKNIFDFTDIQPQDTLTSKTELRYTERNTISEYLDVEVIRFIKPLKTDNFEGYAAVNYVSFLIDESVNQTKRYTVYIFLAALLLIVTVFILFYRATNMAFQEKEKIQSEKNLLLVENEKMHREEALNQLQQLKNNINPHFLFNSLNSLYMLIGLNRENAQKFTMNLSKIYRYLIVPPKENLVPVAQEISFIKQYMDLLKSRFDEEISFELIINHEESLEKRIPYLSLQLVAENAIKHNIATIDNPLAIIITVEKGGVIVKNTWQPKTEEVQSEKFGLDYLNKIYGYFKNNNLDISIKDGYFICFLPVMD, from the coding sequence TTGAAGATTAATTTTAAACATGCACTTACCCAAAGATCCGTTTTTATTGCGGCTTTATCTGCTTGTTTTATTGCGGCGGTGGCTTTTGCTGTTCTTAGTCTTCTTATCACTCAAGACAGCCGAAAAAATAATGAAGATTTTGCCAGAAAAACTTTTTTGAGGAAATATGAAACGGTAGAAAAAGAATTTAGAAACATCGAAGATTATCAGTATTTGCTGCGTGCTTTGATTCAGAAAGATGGTCTGAAAAATTATAAAGATTATTCTTCGGTTTTAAATAGTTTAAATAAAAGACGAAAGCTCGTTCCGTACAGTTGGTATTATTACTATAACGGTGTTTCAGGAGAATCTGGCAATAAAGATCTTTTATCGGATGTTCTCAAAAAAGATGAAAAGGTAGAAAAGTATACCAAAATAAAAAATAATGGACCCGGTAATTTTAATAATTACATCATTAGTCATAACGACAGTATTTATTGGTTAAGCTACGATTCTTTGATACAGGCAAATAAAGATATGCTGTATTACGGTTCTGCAGTAAGTCTTGATAATCTTCATCAGTATTTTGCAACGATAGATCAGTCTCCGAATACGTATACTCATGTTTTTTCAAAAGAGGGAATTTGTATCACGCATCCTGATAAAAAGTTTTTAGGAAAAAATATTTTTGATTTCACAGATATTCAGCCACAAGATACCTTAACCAGCAAAACCGAATTAAGATATACCGAAAGGAATACCATTTCAGAATATCTTGATGTAGAAGTTATCCGATTTATAAAGCCTTTAAAGACTGATAATTTTGAAGGATATGCAGCAGTTAATTATGTGAGTTTTCTGATCGATGAAAGTGTAAATCAAACAAAAAGATACACTGTTTATATTTTTCTGGCGGCTTTACTTCTTATTGTGACGGTATTTATTTTGTTTTACAGAGCGACCAATATGGCGTTTCAGGAGAAAGAAAAAATACAGTCTGAAAAAAACCTGCTTCTTGTTGAGAATGAAAAAATGCACAGGGAAGAAGCGTTAAACCAGCTTCAGCAGCTTAAAAATAATATCAATCCGCATTTTCTTTTCAATTCACTGAATTCTCTTTACATGTTGATTGGTCTTAATAGAGAAAATGCACAGAAGTTTACAATGAATCTTTCAAAGATTTACCGATATCTTATTGTACCACCGAAAGAAAATCTGGTTCCTGTGGCGCAGGAAATAAGTTTTATTAAACAATATATGGATCTTCTGAAAAGCAGGTTCGACGAAGAAATTAGTTTTGAATTGATTATCAATCACGAAGAAAGTTTAGAAAAACGAATTCCTTATTTATCGCTACAGCTTGTTGCAGAGAATGCTATAAAACATAATATTGCAACCATAGATAATCCTTTAGCCATTATTATTACCGTTGAAAAAGGTGGAGTTATTGTGAAAAATACTTGGCAACCTAAGACGGAAGAAGTACAAAGCGAAAAATTCGGATTAGATTATTTAAATAAGATTTATGGGTATTTTAAGAATAATAATCTTGATATATCTATTAAAGATGGATATTTTATCTGCTTCTTACCAGTAATGGATTAA